Proteins found in one Thermodesulfobacteriota bacterium genomic segment:
- a CDS encoding response regulator, producing MAKVLIVDDEENIRYLYSEELKADGYEVITTDSGYKLLERIEKERPDIILLDIKMADYDGLDLLQDIRNKYYNLPVILCTAYDSYKSDVKTIAADSYVIKSFDLTELKKKITQALESAVPQT from the coding sequence ATGGCTAAGGTTTTAATCGTCGATGATGAAGAAAACATAAGGTACCTGTATTCAGAAGAATTAAAGGCCGACGGATACGAGGTGATTACGACCGACAGCGGATACAAGCTTCTAGAGCGCATAGAAAAAGAACGTCCTGATATTATATTGCTCGATATCAAGATGGCCGACTATGATGGATTAGACTTGCTCCAGGATATACGAAATAAATATTACAACCTGCCGGTCATACTCTGTACTGCCTACGACAGTTATAAAAGTGATGTAAAAACTATCGCGGCAGATTCTTATGTGATTAAGTCTTTTGACCTTACGGAACTGAAAAAAAAGATTACCCAGGCCCTGGAAAGCGCGGTCCCTCAGACGTAA
- a CDS encoding valine--tRNA ligase, translating into MAEAISTTEEILPKAYEPHEVEKRWYSFWEQEGLFVAKVTDEKRPYSIVIPPPNITGSLHMGHALNNILQDILIRYKRMAGCNTLWVPGTDHAGIATQNVVERQLAADGLDRHTVGRERFIERVWRWKEESGGQIINQLKRLGCACDWSRQRFTMDEGLSRAVREVFVRLYREGLIYRGDYIINWCPRCHTALADLEVEHENHKGSLYHIRYPYADGSGYVVVATTRPETMLGDTAVAVSPEDERYKNVIGRNLILPLLKRAIPVISDSYVDPSFGTGALKVTPAHDPNDFEIGLRHKLPAVKVMDETGHMNDEAGSYRGLDRYECRKKVVADLEAEGLLEKVEPLEHAVGHCYRCKTVVEPTLSKQWFVSVKPLAERAIAAVETGQTRIIPKMWENTYFDWMHNIRDWCISRQIWWGHRIPAWFCDDCGETIVDTAAPLSCPKCAGKNIRQEEDVLDTWFSSALWPFSTLGWPEETRELKLFYPTSVLITGFDILFFWVARMLMMGLHFMGEVPFKDVYIHALVRDAEGQKMSKSKGNVIDPLIVMDKYGTDAFRFTMAAFAAQGRDIRLSEQRIEGYRHFINKVWNAARFVLMNADGCRTVEITRPASRLSLENRWILSRMKRVIDTVREGLDDYRFNDAAQALYQFFWREYCDWYLEMIKPTLYLTEDQEAHNATQQVMLSVLSASLRLLHPSIPFVTEELWHYLPGSAGSIMEASFPESKDYPEDLESEGQMDLLMDVITGIRNLRSEMNVHPAQKVNIIVLSGSGPARELIFRHGIFLKNLAKVEGLEIRADGERPKGAVSCITDQVETYLLLEGVIDISAETAKLQKEAGKLQTELKRIQNKLANRDFLERAPAGIIDKEKGKVQEFVARLEKIDANLKRLEEIRT; encoded by the coding sequence ATGGCTGAAGCGATATCTACGACAGAAGAAATATTACCGAAGGCCTACGAACCGCACGAGGTGGAAAAGAGGTGGTACTCTTTCTGGGAACAGGAAGGGCTCTTCGTGGCGAAAGTAACGGACGAGAAGCGGCCTTATTCCATAGTCATCCCTCCCCCGAACATCACCGGTTCCCTGCACATGGGCCATGCCCTTAATAATATCCTGCAGGATATATTAATACGTTATAAAAGGATGGCCGGCTGCAATACTCTCTGGGTGCCGGGGACCGATCATGCGGGCATAGCCACACAAAACGTGGTGGAAAGGCAACTGGCGGCCGACGGGCTGGACCGGCATACCGTCGGTCGGGAGAGATTCATCGAGCGTGTCTGGCGGTGGAAAGAGGAATCCGGCGGGCAAATCATCAACCAACTCAAGAGACTGGGGTGCGCCTGTGACTGGAGCCGGCAGCGATTTACCATGGACGAGGGGCTGTCCCGCGCGGTGAGGGAGGTATTCGTCCGGTTATATCGCGAAGGACTTATCTATAGAGGCGATTACATTATCAATTGGTGCCCGCGCTGCCACACGGCCCTGGCCGACCTCGAAGTAGAACATGAGAATCATAAAGGGAGCCTCTATCATATCCGTTATCCCTACGCCGACGGGTCCGGCTATGTAGTAGTGGCTACGACCCGACCGGAGACCATGCTCGGCGACACGGCGGTAGCTGTAAGCCCTGAGGACGAAAGATATAAGAATGTAATCGGGAGAAATCTTATCCTACCCCTTTTAAAAAGGGCCATACCGGTTATCTCTGATTCTTATGTCGATCCTTCCTTTGGCACCGGGGCCCTGAAAGTAACACCGGCCCACGACCCCAACGACTTTGAAATCGGCCTGCGTCACAAATTACCTGCGGTTAAGGTCATGGATGAGACCGGGCACATGAACGATGAGGCCGGTTCATACCGGGGGCTGGACCGCTATGAGTGCCGTAAAAAGGTGGTGGCGGATCTCGAGGCCGAAGGACTCCTGGAAAAAGTTGAACCCCTGGAACATGCCGTGGGGCACTGCTATCGCTGCAAGACGGTAGTCGAGCCTACCCTTTCCAAACAGTGGTTTGTCTCTGTAAAGCCGCTGGCCGAAAGGGCCATCGCTGCGGTTGAGACCGGCCAAACCCGCATAATACCCAAGATGTGGGAAAATACCTATTTTGACTGGATGCATAACATCCGTGACTGGTGCATATCCCGACAGATCTGGTGGGGGCACCGCATCCCCGCCTGGTTCTGTGATGACTGCGGCGAGACCATTGTCGATACCGCGGCGCCGCTGAGCTGCCCAAAATGTGCAGGCAAAAATATCCGGCAGGAAGAAGACGTCCTCGATACCTGGTTCAGTTCGGCCTTATGGCCGTTTTCCACCCTGGGCTGGCCGGAGGAGACCAGAGAGCTGAAGCTGTTCTATCCCACATCCGTGCTCATCACCGGTTTCGACATCCTCTTTTTCTGGGTGGCCCGCATGCTGATGATGGGCCTCCATTTTATGGGTGAAGTTCCCTTTAAGGATGTTTACATACATGCCCTGGTGCGCGACGCTGAGGGCCAGAAGATGAGCAAATCCAAGGGTAATGTCATTGACCCGCTCATCGTTATGGATAAGTATGGGACGGACGCCTTTCGCTTCACCATGGCGGCATTTGCTGCGCAGGGACGGGATATCCGCCTCTCTGAACAGCGCATCGAGGGTTACCGCCATTTTATTAATAAGGTCTGGAATGCCGCACGGTTCGTACTGATGAACGCGGATGGATGCCGGACGGTAGAGATTACCCGGCCCGCCTCCCGTCTTTCGCTGGAAAACCGGTGGATATTAAGCCGCATGAAAAGGGTGATAGACACAGTAAGGGAAGGTCTGGATGACTATCGTTTTAATGATGCAGCCCAGGCCCTCTACCAGTTTTTCTGGCGCGAGTACTGTGACTGGTACCTGGAAATGATTAAACCCACTCTTTATCTTACCGAAGACCAGGAGGCACACAATGCCACACAGCAGGTCATGCTCTCGGTGCTGAGCGCCAGCCTGCGCCTGCTCCATCCTTCCATCCCTTTTGTTACCGAGGAATTATGGCATTATCTGCCGGGAAGCGCCGGAAGCATCATGGAGGCCTCCTTTCCAGAGAGCAAGGATTATCCGGAGGATCTGGAGAGTGAAGGGCAGATGGACTTGCTTATGGATGTGATAACCGGGATACGCAACCTGCGCAGCGAGATGAATGTCCATCCGGCTCAAAAGGTAAACATAATCGTCCTCAGCGGAAGCGGGCCGGCACGTGAGCTTATTTTCAGACATGGGATTTTCCTGAAGAACCTGGCTAAGGTAGAAGGTCTTGAGATACGCGCTGATGGTGAGCGGCCTAAGGGGGCGGTGTCCTGTATAACCGATCAGGTCGAGACCTATCTGCTCCTCGAAGGAGTAATCGATATCTCCGCAGAAACCGCAAAACTGCAGAAAGAGGCAGGCAAACTCCAGACCGAGCTGAAACGGATACAGAACAAGCTGGCTAACCGGGACTTCCTGGAACGCGCCCCGGCCGGGATAATCGACAAGGAAAAAGGCAAAGTGCAGGAATTTGTCGCCCGTCTGGAGAAAATAGATGCCAATCTGAAACGGCTGGAGGAAATACGAACATAG
- a CDS encoding selenium metabolism-associated LysR family transcriptional regulator: MEDHRLKAFCLVVELNSFSKAAEAKFMTQSAMSHLIKNLEGELGIRLLNRKGKAIIPTPAGKVFYEHAKQILEQYRRLENDIYTMVQKTKGTLYIGASMTAATYLLPQVFYNFSKNYPEVQIELSVSDTERIIHDLHERKIDIGIVERKIRNSGVFLKEIARDEIVIITSEDNPLTKKKSLKPQDLTSQPFIMPEAGSDMREFIDDFLHNLKINPKEIKVLMTLGNTELIVQMVQSGMGISFVSKWSVFKTIKDSSIKLLDISGRKIKRRFYLAGIEKEPSTTVGKTFWNFIKEYRFFMPF, from the coding sequence ATGGAAGACCACAGGTTAAAGGCATTCTGTCTTGTTGTTGAATTGAATAGCTTCTCAAAGGCGGCAGAGGCCAAGTTCATGACCCAGTCTGCCATGAGCCACCTGATAAAAAATCTTGAAGGCGAACTCGGGATAAGACTCTTAAACAGAAAGGGCAAGGCTATAATACCAACACCTGCCGGGAAGGTTTTTTATGAACATGCGAAACAGATTCTTGAACAGTATCGAAGACTGGAAAATGACATTTATACTATGGTCCAAAAGACTAAAGGCACGTTATATATTGGAGCAAGCATGACTGCTGCAACATATCTACTGCCGCAGGTATTTTACAATTTCTCTAAGAACTATCCGGAAGTACAAATAGAATTATCAGTATCGGATACGGAAAGGATAATACATGACCTTCACGAGAGGAAAATTGATATAGGAATTGTTGAGAGGAAAATAAGAAATTCGGGTGTCTTTTTAAAGGAGATTGCCCGGGATGAGATAGTAATCATTACATCCGAAGATAATCCATTGACAAAGAAAAAGTCTCTGAAGCCTCAAGATTTAACATCCCAACCATTTATCATGCCTGAGGCAGGTTCGGATATGAGGGAATTCATAGATGATTTTCTGCACAACTTGAAGATAAATCCAAAGGAAATAAAGGTACTAATGACACTTGGCAATACCGAGCTAATAGTACAGATGGTTCAGTCGGGGATGGGCATATCCTTTGTCTCAAAATGGTCTGTTTTTAAGACAATAAAGGATAGCTCTATTAAGCTGCTGGACATATCAGGCAGGAAAATAAAGAGAAGGTTTTATCTCGCCGGCATAGAAAAAGAGCCTTCAACAACAGTTGGAAAGACTTTCTGGAATTTTATAAAAGAATATAGATTTTTTATGCCATTTTGA
- the lptG gene encoding LPS export ABC transporter permease LptG, whose translation MYVLNRYILKEFIRLFLLVLGIFVFIYLLVDFFEKIDNFLEVNLPASAMLTYFVYKIPLIITQMEPVAILMAGVLTISLLIRGNEMLAMKSIGRNLLQTTKPIFWAAFLLSVLLFQIKEGVVPLTMVKTNFIWDVQVKKKQPKGLLGKDKFWFKGENAIYSIGHFSPDRKLLQDIEIFVFDQDFYPKKIIYARAAKWTNHSWLFKEGRLKTLESDRSYKIIPFDEQLINLAERPADFREMTQKADEMSFEELSVYIQKLKHQGQDTTPYRVDLQARLAYPALGPILLLLGIPALLWRRLKSSIALGISLGMFLVFVVWITWNFSLTMGKAGLLPPFVAAWFPLMLFGALGASGWRAVWQ comes from the coding sequence ATGTACGTACTAAATCGTTATATACTCAAGGAGTTTATACGCCTTTTTCTTCTGGTACTCGGTATCTTTGTCTTCATCTATCTTCTGGTCGATTTCTTTGAAAAGATAGACAACTTCCTGGAGGTCAATCTGCCGGCCTCCGCTATGCTAACGTATTTTGTGTATAAGATTCCCCTGATCATAACCCAGATGGAGCCGGTAGCAATTCTCATGGCCGGGGTTTTGACTATCAGCCTGCTTATTCGCGGCAATGAGATGCTGGCCATGAAATCTATAGGGAGAAATCTCTTACAGACGACCAAACCGATCTTCTGGGCCGCATTCCTTTTGAGCGTTCTGCTTTTTCAGATAAAGGAAGGTGTTGTCCCTTTGACTATGGTGAAGACTAATTTTATATGGGATGTACAGGTTAAGAAAAAGCAGCCCAAGGGGTTACTTGGAAAAGATAAGTTCTGGTTTAAAGGGGAGAACGCCATATATTCCATCGGCCACTTTAGCCCGGACCGGAAGCTCCTGCAGGATATAGAAATTTTCGTTTTTGACCAGGACTTTTACCCGAAAAAAATTATCTATGCCCGCGCAGCCAAGTGGACCAATCATAGCTGGCTTTTCAAGGAAGGCCGGCTGAAGACCCTGGAGAGCGATAGATCTTATAAAATAATCCCTTTTGATGAGCAACTTATTAACTTGGCTGAACGTCCGGCAGATTTCAGGGAGATGACCCAAAAAGCAGACGAAATGAGCTTCGAAGAGCTCTCGGTTTATATTCAGAAGCTGAAACACCAGGGGCAGGATACGACCCCTTACCGGGTAGATTTACAGGCGAGGCTTGCGTACCCGGCACTAGGCCCGATTCTGCTTCTCCTCGGCATACCAGCCTTGCTCTGGAGGAGACTAAAATCGAGCATCGCACTGGGCATAAGCCTGGGCATGTTTCTGGTGTTTGTGGTCTGGATAACCTGGAATTTTAGCCTGACCATGGGGAAGGCAGGACTGCTTCCGCCATTTGTCGCTGCCTGGTTTCCGCTGATGCTGTTCGGCGCGCTCGGCGCGTCCGGATGGCGGGCGGTGTGGCAATAG
- the lptF gene encoding LPS export ABC transporter permease LptF, whose product MNKILFSYLLKEILPTFFTSLFVLTSILLLGKMAPMAELLLTRGLSFGSILQIVVFVLPHLLLFALPMATLLGTLLTYTRMAKDREILAIKASGISFYQLLPPAILVSIAAYLLTLFTAIYAQPWGNYALKTLLFRVMQIRADLGVREGEFSNAFKDIVIYVRNISRENGRLDGVYISDVRRPEAGNAIVAREGWIVPRPERLVLVLYLRDGSIHRVGRDWRSAQTIHFEKYALTLGPQSTGHSEIVEKGKSEMSLGEIRDRLKEAPLSSPEYYSLLMELHRKMALPVACIILGLVGAALGAQSRFAGTSFGISIGLTVFLLYYLMLALAKGLGETGVVYPAIGMWVPNIIFALLAVYLTVKTNGERPIWFMEILQSLSERLERSKDTAAISRKGRGDK is encoded by the coding sequence ATGAACAAGATACTATTTTCCTACCTGCTGAAAGAGATCCTGCCTACTTTTTTTACCTCCCTGTTTGTTCTTACCTCCATCCTGCTTTTAGGAAAGATGGCCCCTATGGCCGAACTCCTGCTGACCCGGGGTCTGTCTTTCGGGAGTATCCTGCAGATAGTGGTATTTGTGCTTCCGCACCTTCTCCTGTTTGCCCTTCCTATGGCTACGCTCCTGGGGACCCTGCTCACCTACACCAGGATGGCCAAGGATCGGGAGATATTGGCCATCAAGGCGTCCGGGATAAGCTTTTATCAATTGCTGCCTCCGGCTATTCTGGTATCCATTGCGGCCTATCTGCTTACGTTATTTACCGCGATTTATGCGCAACCCTGGGGGAATTATGCCCTGAAGACCCTTCTTTTCAGGGTAATGCAGATCCGGGCCGATTTAGGGGTGCGGGAGGGTGAATTCAGTAATGCCTTCAAGGATATCGTTATATATGTCCGAAATATTTCCAGGGAAAATGGCCGGCTGGACGGCGTTTATATAAGCGATGTGCGAAGGCCGGAGGCCGGCAACGCCATTGTGGCCAGGGAAGGATGGATTGTCCCCCGTCCGGAACGCCTGGTCCTGGTTCTTTATCTGCGGGACGGCAGCATTCACCGTGTTGGGAGGGATTGGCGATCGGCCCAGACCATCCACTTCGAGAAATATGCCCTGACCCTGGGCCCCCAATCTACAGGCCATAGTGAGATAGTGGAAAAGGGTAAAAGTGAGATGTCTCTGGGTGAGATACGGGACAGGCTAAAGGAAGCCCCGCTCTCCTCCCCGGAATATTATTCGTTGCTCATGGAATTACACCGGAAGATGGCCTTGCCCGTAGCCTGTATTATCTTGGGACTGGTGGGAGCCGCTCTGGGGGCCCAATCGAGATTTGCCGGCACTTCATTTGGCATATCCATCGGCCTTACAGTCTTCCTCCTTTATTATTTGATGTTGGCCCTGGCCAAGGGGCTTGGGGAAACAGGGGTGGTCTATCCTGCTATCGGCATGTGGGTGCCTAATATCATATTTGCTCTCCTGGCCGTTTACCTCACGGTGAAGACCAACGGGGAACGTCCCATCTGGTTCATGGAAATATTGCAAAGTCTATCCGAACGCCTGGAAAGATCGAAGGACACCGCCGCCATTAGCCGCAAAGGGCGCGGAGATAAATAA
- a CDS encoding deoxyguanosinetriphosphate triphosphohydrolase, whose product MSESIRQKLEEQERKNLSPYAALSAQSRGRQIPEKECPVRTAFQRDRDRILHCKSFRRLKHKTQVFLSPTGDHYRTRLTHALEVAQIARTIARALRLNEDLTEAIALGHDLGHTPFGHAGEAVLNAIYHGGFAHYEQSLRVVDILENNGRGLNLTYEVREGILKHSKGRGQILPENTEELSSDLEGQIVRIADIIAYISHDIDDAIRGNVISIKDIPDSCVKALGKSHSKRIGTMVLDLIDSTIQAGGQKLVIRPATMEVMLELREFLYQNVYESEIVHKEFIKAKKILEELYYYLLEKENVFDKEAKVYPPDTPRERMACDFIAGMTDRYALNLYESIFIPKPWMIY is encoded by the coding sequence TTGTCCGAATCTATACGGCAGAAACTTGAAGAACAGGAGAGAAAAAACCTTTCTCCATATGCCGCCCTCAGCGCCCAAAGCCGCGGACGTCAGATACCGGAAAAGGAATGTCCGGTGCGCACGGCCTTTCAACGGGACCGGGATCGTATTCTCCACTGTAAATCCTTCCGTCGTCTAAAACACAAGACCCAGGTTTTCCTTTCCCCCACCGGCGACCATTATCGCACCAGACTGACCCACGCCCTCGAGGTGGCCCAGATAGCCCGTACCATAGCCCGGGCCCTGAGACTGAACGAGGACTTAACCGAGGCTATTGCCCTGGGACATGACCTCGGCCACACTCCATTTGGACATGCCGGAGAAGCGGTGCTGAATGCCATATATCACGGGGGATTCGCCCATTATGAACAAAGTTTACGGGTTGTGGACATACTGGAAAATAACGGCCGCGGGTTGAACCTAACCTATGAGGTCAGGGAGGGAATTCTAAAACACTCCAAGGGACGGGGGCAGATTCTACCGGAAAATACTGAAGAACTGAGTTCGGACCTGGAAGGACAGATTGTGCGTATAGCGGATATCATTGCCTATATAAGTCATGATATAGACGATGCTATTCGTGGTAATGTAATCTCCATCAAGGACATACCGGATTCCTGCGTCAAAGCCTTAGGTAAAAGCCATTCCAAACGCATTGGGACCATGGTACTGGACTTGATAGATTCTACCATCCAGGCCGGCGGCCAGAAATTGGTTATCAGGCCTGCTACAATGGAGGTTATGCTGGAATTGCGGGAATTTCTTTATCAAAATGTCTATGAATCTGAGATAGTTCATAAGGAATTTATCAAGGCCAAAAAAATCCTGGAAGAACTCTATTACTACCTATTGGAAAAGGAAAATGTCTTTGACAAAGAAGCTAAGGTATATCCACCCGATACTCCCAGGGAAAGGATGGCCTGTGACTTCATTGCCGGTATGACCGATCGTTACGCCCTCAACCTGTATGAAAGCATCTTTATCCCCAAGCCCTGGATGATCTATTAA